One window of Haloarchaeobius salinus genomic DNA carries:
- a CDS encoding winged helix-turn-helix domain-containing protein: protein MTDGDDASDAFGALGSETRMSVLQTLVEDGGPVDRSFSELFAASDEDTSAGFAYHLRQLVGTFVRKRADERYELTDAGLRVARGIAAGAYTDSVDREPVPLDEPCPFCEEQSLDARIADNVTTVGCTSCERDLLELPFPPAGYATHDDADLPEAFDRYHRHRIGAFDDGVCPTCGGNVQARIEPVDEGDDAGSEEPQPVTARYACEGCGDRLRCPVALTVVDHPGVVAFYHDHDEDVTDRPVWNVGGEWRETLLSTDPLAVRVTTRLDDDELALYVARDGSVVETQRRTAETAPPEAGAGDAEAAEAESA from the coding sequence ATGACCGACGGCGACGACGCGAGCGACGCCTTCGGCGCGCTCGGCAGCGAGACACGGATGAGCGTCCTCCAGACGCTCGTCGAGGACGGCGGTCCAGTCGACCGGTCGTTCTCCGAGCTGTTCGCGGCCAGCGACGAGGACACCTCCGCCGGCTTCGCCTACCACCTCCGCCAGCTCGTCGGCACGTTCGTCCGGAAGCGAGCGGACGAACGCTACGAGCTCACCGACGCCGGACTGCGCGTCGCCCGTGGCATCGCCGCCGGCGCGTACACCGACAGCGTCGACCGCGAGCCAGTACCCCTCGACGAGCCGTGTCCGTTCTGCGAGGAGCAGAGCCTCGACGCACGCATCGCCGACAACGTCACCACGGTCGGCTGTACGTCCTGCGAGCGCGACCTGCTGGAACTCCCGTTCCCGCCCGCCGGGTACGCAACCCACGACGACGCCGACCTCCCCGAGGCCTTCGACCGGTACCACCGCCACCGCATCGGCGCGTTCGACGACGGCGTCTGCCCGACCTGCGGCGGGAACGTACAGGCACGGATCGAACCCGTCGACGAAGGGGACGACGCAGGCTCCGAGGAACCGCAACCCGTCACCGCCCGGTACGCCTGCGAGGGCTGTGGCGACCGGCTGCGCTGTCCCGTCGCGCTCACCGTCGTCGACCACCCGGGCGTCGTCGCCTTCTACCACGACCACGACGAGGACGTGACCGACCGCCCCGTCTGGAACGTCGGCGGCGAGTGGCGCGAGACGCTGCTCTCGACCGACCCGCTCGCGGTGCGCGTGACCACCCGGCTCGACGACGACGAGCTTGCGCTGTACGTCGCTCGCGACGGGTCAGTCGTCGAGACACAGCGCCGGACCGCCGAGACGGCCCCCCCTGAGGCGGGTGCTGGCGACGCGGAGGCCGCCGAGGCGGAGTCGGCGTAG
- a CDS encoding MFS transporter encodes MESTARSARLRLALVVWGVLVSQVFLYPGLSDLVVALGAPAGIQAGMWFLVAEFAAFVTFAGVWGVVSDVTGKRVPWVVVGAVGGAACYILLTRLPAVGFGWGAVLVVRLVGGALTIGAFSLAITMLMDLSGGHGRNMGAAGIAIGLGAALGSVVGGQLSTLGPLTPLYASATVLFAAGLLAATVPDRTPTKSPGVGAILDRLRDRPSLGVPYAFGFIDRSTAGFFSLVGVYYFRDVFDLDAAMAGVTLACFFLPFALLQYPFGSLSDRIGRFLPVVGGSVVYGLTIVAVGVAPVYPLAALAMVAAGVCGALMAPATMALVTDIASEDGRGAAMGGFNVFGSLGFLTGFLVGGLVVESANYLTAFLVVGGLELAIALLALPAVRRVAPSVGEQPS; translated from the coding sequence ATGGAATCGACGGCACGCTCCGCACGGCTCCGGCTCGCGCTGGTCGTCTGGGGCGTGCTCGTGTCGCAGGTGTTCCTCTACCCCGGGCTCTCGGACCTCGTCGTCGCGCTCGGCGCACCGGCCGGCATCCAGGCCGGGATGTGGTTCCTCGTCGCCGAGTTCGCCGCGTTCGTCACGTTCGCGGGCGTCTGGGGTGTCGTCAGCGACGTGACCGGCAAGCGCGTCCCGTGGGTCGTCGTCGGGGCTGTCGGCGGGGCGGCCTGCTACATCCTCTTGACCCGACTCCCCGCTGTCGGGTTCGGCTGGGGCGCGGTGCTCGTCGTCAGGCTGGTCGGCGGCGCGCTGACCATCGGCGCGTTCTCCCTCGCCATCACGATGCTGATGGACCTCTCGGGCGGCCACGGCCGGAACATGGGTGCGGCCGGCATCGCGATCGGGCTCGGGGCCGCGCTCGGCTCGGTCGTGGGCGGCCAGCTCTCCACGCTCGGCCCGCTGACGCCGCTGTACGCGAGCGCCACCGTCCTGTTCGCCGCGGGCCTGCTCGCCGCGACGGTGCCGGACCGCACGCCGACGAAGAGCCCGGGCGTCGGAGCCATCCTCGACCGGCTCCGCGACCGACCCTCGCTGGGGGTACCGTACGCCTTCGGCTTCATCGACCGCTCGACGGCCGGGTTCTTCTCGCTCGTCGGCGTCTACTACTTCCGCGACGTCTTCGACCTCGACGCGGCGATGGCGGGGGTGACGCTCGCGTGCTTCTTCCTGCCCTTCGCGCTGTTGCAGTACCCCTTCGGCTCGCTCTCGGACCGCATCGGCCGGTTCCTCCCGGTCGTCGGGGGCTCGGTCGTCTACGGCCTGACCATCGTCGCCGTCGGCGTCGCGCCGGTCTACCCGCTCGCGGCGCTCGCGATGGTCGCCGCCGGCGTCTGTGGCGCGCTCATGGCCCCCGCGACGATGGCACTCGTCACCGACATCGCCTCCGAGGACGGTCGCGGGGCCGCGATGGGCGGGTTCAACGTGTTCGGGAGCCTCGGCTTCCTGACCGGCTTCCTCGTCGGTGGGCTCGTCGTCGAGTCGGCGAACTACCTGACCGCGTTCCTCGTCGTCGGCGGGCTGGAGCTCGCCATCGCGCTGCTCGCGCTGCCGGCCGTGCGGCGGGTCGCGCCCAGTGTCGGCGAACAGCCGTCGTGA
- a CDS encoding archaeal proteasome endopeptidase complex subunit alpha — MQGGDNRRSYDRGTSIFSPDGRLYQVEYAREAVRKGSATVGVTTDESVVFASDTSTRSSLLERDSVEKIHDVDGRLGIASAGHVADARRLVDEARRFAQTERLRYGEPPGVETTAKAIADVVQESTQTGGMRPFGVGLLVGGVVDGEPRLYETDPSGTPSAWRATAVGSDGDVIRDYLETEYTDGLGTNEGVALAIDALRAGTEGLLAEELAVARMDADGFRPVDADTVAGHFDGAS, encoded by the coding sequence ATGCAGGGTGGCGACAACCGGCGGAGCTACGACCGCGGCACCAGCATCTTCTCGCCCGACGGCCGGCTCTACCAGGTCGAGTACGCCCGCGAGGCCGTTCGGAAGGGGAGCGCGACCGTCGGCGTCACGACCGACGAGAGCGTCGTCTTCGCCTCCGACACCAGCACGCGGTCGTCCCTGCTCGAACGCGACAGCGTCGAGAAGATCCACGACGTGGACGGTCGCCTCGGCATCGCCAGCGCGGGCCACGTCGCCGACGCACGTCGGCTCGTCGACGAGGCGCGCCGGTTCGCCCAGACCGAGCGACTCCGGTACGGCGAGCCGCCGGGCGTCGAGACCACCGCGAAGGCCATCGCGGACGTGGTGCAGGAGTCGACCCAGACCGGCGGGATGCGCCCGTTCGGTGTCGGGCTGCTCGTCGGCGGCGTGGTCGACGGCGAGCCGCGGCTGTACGAGACCGACCCGTCGGGGACGCCCTCGGCCTGGCGGGCGACCGCCGTCGGGAGCGACGGCGACGTGATACGGGACTACCTCGAGACCGAGTACACGGACGGGCTCGGGACGAACGAGGGCGTCGCGCTCGCGATCGACGCGCTGCGGGCCGGCACGGAGGGCCTCCTCGCCGAGGAGCTCGCCGTCGCCAGGATGGACGCGGACGGCTTCCGGCCGGTGGATGCCGACACCGTCGCCGGCCACTTCGACGGGGCGTCGTAG
- a CDS encoding proteasome subunit beta, protein MPDPGIRTDRRTEFEVSHTGTDAPALETGTTIVALTAPDAVVVAADRRASLGGQFVANKDVTKVERITDRAALALSGSVGPLQSFADTLRAEANLYEARRGDRLSTEALANVAGNLVRGIPAQVVLAGVDEDGPAVYELDGGGSVMETDYAAGGSGMQVAYGTLEGKAEQVESIEDARELAADAVAAASERDTASGNGVTVATITSEGVELDEAAEPGEVV, encoded by the coding sequence ATGCCCGATCCAGGTATCAGGACGGACAGGCGCACCGAGTTCGAGGTATCGCACACCGGGACCGACGCCCCGGCCCTCGAGACCGGGACGACCATCGTCGCGCTGACGGCCCCCGACGCGGTCGTCGTGGCGGCCGACCGTCGGGCCAGCCTCGGCGGCCAGTTCGTCGCCAACAAGGACGTGACGAAGGTCGAACGGATCACCGACCGTGCCGCGCTCGCGCTCTCCGGCTCCGTCGGCCCGCTCCAGTCGTTCGCCGACACCCTCCGTGCAGAAGCGAACCTGTACGAGGCCCGTCGCGGCGACCGGCTCTCGACCGAGGCCCTGGCGAACGTCGCGGGGAACCTCGTCCGCGGCATCCCCGCGCAGGTCGTCCTCGCCGGTGTGGACGAGGATGGGCCAGCCGTGTACGAGCTCGACGGCGGCGGCAGCGTCATGGAGACCGACTACGCCGCCGGCGGTAGCGGGATGCAGGTCGCCTACGGGACGCTCGAGGGGAAGGCAGAGCAGGTCGAGAGCATCGAGGACGCCCGCGAGCTGGCGGCCGACGCGGTCGCGGCAGCCAGCGAGCGCGACACCGCCAGCGGCAACGGCGTCACCGTCGCGACCATCACCAGCGAGGGGGTCGAACTCGACGAGGCCGCCGAGCCGGGGGAGGTGGTGTAG
- a CDS encoding Mrp/NBP35 family ATP-binding protein, whose product MDEDAVLDRLGTVEDPDLGDDIVSLGLVNDVSVDGDTVAISLALGAPYSPTETDIANAVREAFADTDVELDLSARIVDDLAAGDEVFPNVENVIAVASGKGGVGKSTMAVNIAAGLADMGASVGLFDADVYGPNVPRMVDADEPPGATEDEKLVPPEQFGMKLMSMAFLVGEDDPVIWRGPMVHKVLTQLWEDVEWGHLDYMVIDLPPGTGDTQLTLLQTVPVTGSVIVTTPQEVALDDARKGLEMFGKHDTVVLGIAENMGTFKCPDCGGEHAIFGEGGGERFADVHDMPFLGSVPLDPAVRTGGDEGRPVVLDEESDTGGAFREITENVANNVGFVRRQKQANTR is encoded by the coding sequence ATGGACGAAGACGCCGTCCTCGACCGTCTCGGCACCGTCGAGGACCCCGACCTCGGTGACGACATCGTGTCGCTCGGGCTTGTCAACGACGTATCGGTCGACGGCGACACGGTCGCCATCTCGCTCGCGCTCGGCGCGCCGTACTCGCCGACCGAGACCGACATCGCGAACGCTGTGCGCGAGGCGTTCGCCGACACGGACGTCGAACTGGACCTCTCCGCACGCATCGTCGACGACCTCGCCGCCGGCGACGAGGTGTTCCCCAACGTCGAGAACGTCATCGCCGTCGCCTCCGGCAAGGGCGGCGTCGGCAAGTCGACGATGGCCGTGAACATCGCCGCCGGACTCGCGGACATGGGCGCGAGCGTCGGGCTGTTCGACGCCGACGTGTACGGCCCGAACGTCCCCCGGATGGTCGACGCCGACGAGCCGCCGGGCGCAACCGAGGACGAGAAGCTCGTCCCGCCCGAGCAGTTCGGGATGAAGCTGATGTCGATGGCGTTCCTCGTCGGCGAGGACGACCCCGTCATCTGGCGCGGCCCGATGGTCCACAAGGTACTCACCCAGCTCTGGGAGGACGTCGAGTGGGGACACCTCGACTACATGGTCATCGACCTGCCGCCGGGCACCGGCGACACGCAGCTCACGCTGCTCCAGACGGTCCCCGTCACCGGGAGCGTCATCGTCACGACGCCACAGGAGGTCGCCCTCGACGACGCCCGCAAGGGCCTCGAGATGTTCGGCAAGCACGACACCGTCGTCCTCGGCATCGCGGAGAACATGGGGACGTTCAAATGCCCGGACTGCGGCGGCGAGCACGCCATCTTCGGCGAGGGCGGCGGCGAGCGCTTCGCGGACGTGCACGACATGCCGTTCCTCGGCTCGGTGCCGCTCGACCCCGCGGTCCGCACCGGCGGCGACGAGGGCCGGCCGGTCGTCCTCGACGAGGAGAGCGACACCGGCGGGGCGTTCCGCGAAATCACCGAGAACGTCGCGAACAACGTCGGCTTCGTCCGCCGGCAGAAGCAGGCGAACACCCGGTGA
- a CDS encoding uracil-DNA glycosylase translates to MDAHQDDLANPFGMDEDCTNCDLCERRERVVHGYGDVGADFLFVGEGPDTEAEAAGVPFGRDDAFGRVLQRLGLRRVDDDPDEPELANVFLTSLTRCHHPERDATDDEVATCEPYLNAEIRMINPEILVPVGERALVEITTEYTTTPAAELDLYAQHGEPIRGRGFELVPMIPPREATDEQLQTFVERFAALMASDYRQTKGRRER, encoded by the coding sequence GTGGACGCCCACCAGGACGACCTCGCGAACCCGTTCGGCATGGACGAGGACTGCACGAACTGCGACCTCTGCGAGCGCCGCGAGCGCGTCGTCCACGGCTACGGCGACGTGGGTGCCGACTTCCTCTTCGTCGGGGAGGGACCGGACACGGAGGCGGAAGCCGCCGGCGTGCCGTTCGGCCGCGACGACGCCTTCGGCCGGGTGCTCCAGCGCCTCGGCCTCCGTCGGGTCGACGACGACCCCGACGAGCCCGAGCTCGCCAACGTCTTCCTCACCTCGCTGACCCGGTGTCACCATCCCGAACGCGACGCCACCGACGACGAGGTCGCCACCTGCGAGCCGTACCTCAACGCCGAGATACGGATGATAAACCCCGAGATACTCGTCCCCGTCGGCGAGCGCGCCCTCGTGGAGATCACCACCGAGTACACGACCACGCCCGCCGCCGAACTCGACCTGTACGCCCAGCACGGGGAGCCCATCCGGGGGCGTGGCTTCGAGCTGGTCCCGATGATTCCGCCACGCGAGGCGACCGACGAGCAGCTCCAGACGTTCGTCGAGCGGTTCGCGGCGCTGATGGCCTCCGACTACCGGCAGACGAAGGGCCGCAGGGAACGCTGA